The Lujinxingia vulgaris genome includes a region encoding these proteins:
- a CDS encoding AAA family ATPase — translation MSSENTAPDASVQAKVQAFQKDAGRIREEVGKMIVGQRDIINGVIQVMLAGGNVLLEGVPGLGKTMLVRTLSEALGLNFSRIQFTPDLMPTDIVGATIIVEGEDRQKHFKFERGPIFSNIVLADEVNRATPKTQSAMLEAMQERSVTVGKETYKLDDPFFVLATQNPLEMEGTYPLPEAQLDRFLFKLVVKFPDLEELHSIMERTTQVSQPEVNPVIDKARLLEMKRFAREVPVARHVQDYALRILQGTHPEHPGAPDITRKYVRFGSSPRGAQAIMTTARVRALIEGRFNVSSEDVRRSAQNALRHRVILNFEGEAEGVSTDTIVQKIIEATPEST, via the coding sequence ATGTCCAGTGAAAACACCGCCCCCGACGCCTCGGTGCAGGCAAAAGTTCAGGCCTTTCAGAAAGACGCCGGCCGCATCCGCGAGGAAGTCGGCAAGATGATCGTGGGCCAGCGCGACATCATCAACGGGGTCATCCAGGTGATGCTCGCCGGCGGCAACGTGCTGCTCGAAGGCGTGCCCGGGCTCGGAAAGACCATGCTCGTGCGCACGCTCTCGGAGGCGCTGGGCTTGAACTTCTCGCGCATCCAGTTCACCCCCGACCTGATGCCCACCGACATCGTCGGCGCCACCATCATCGTCGAGGGCGAAGACCGCCAGAAGCACTTCAAGTTTGAGCGCGGCCCCATCTTCTCGAACATCGTGCTCGCCGATGAGGTCAACCGCGCCACGCCCAAGACGCAGTCGGCGATGCTCGAGGCGATGCAGGAGCGCAGCGTGACCGTGGGCAAGGAGACCTACAAGCTCGACGATCCCTTCTTCGTGCTCGCCACGCAGAACCCGCTGGAGATGGAGGGCACCTACCCGCTGCCCGAGGCCCAGCTCGACCGCTTCCTCTTTAAGCTCGTGGTGAAGTTTCCCGACCTCGAAGAGCTGCACAGCATCATGGAGCGCACCACCCAGGTCTCACAGCCCGAGGTCAACCCGGTGATCGACAAGGCGCGCCTGCTGGAGATGAAGCGCTTTGCCCGCGAAGTTCCGGTGGCGCGCCATGTTCAGGACTACGCGCTGCGCATCCTCCAGGGCACCCACCCCGAACACCCGGGCGCGCCGGACATCACCCGAAAGTACGTGCGTTTCGGGTCGTCCCCCCGTGGCGCCCAGGCCATCATGACCACCGCGCGGGTGCGCGCGCTGATCGAGGGTCGCTTCAACGTCAGCAGCGAAGATGTGCGCCGCAGCGCGCAGAACGCCCTTCGTCACCGCGTCATCCTCAACTTCGAGGGCGAGGCCGAGGGCGTCTCCACCGACACCATCGTGCAGAAGATCATCGAGGCGACCCCCGAGTCCACTTGA
- a CDS encoding vWA domain-containing protein encodes MQWTGLPVETVLGVAGFVAVFITLLYLLRLRKRRVQVPYSALWGRVLAEKKRQTDWWRRFKRLLSWLLFMIIAALISVAALGPRSADEVVEGRHLLIMLDTSASMGATDVTGGLNRFEVARNQALELLGSVGGDDRVMVALFNNRVMPLGPFVRETQPLEAALRAATLSSNATDFSQALSFARDSLRDRGQAELIVLSDGAGLQNLDLSELDPGEEVRVRHIAPGERSENLAITGFNARRYPSNRLDHEVFVEVTSTFDRPVDARLELLSEGRIIETLPLELGPQEVHRQFYPGQAFAGERLEARVRVTTGDAEDVFPLDDRAYAVLPRARKLRVQVVSTGNLFLEGPLLLNTHIEVTRVNPDRYDPQAEYDVTFFDNVAPALPTSGDLVFFNPPAEGSPFEIRGVDDEPILTDVASSHPLMRWINLQDLNIARASTFRREATDTAVASSFGQAVIVDRQLEDRRMIALGFDLRESDFPLRVAFPIFILNIIDYLAQDDVDLMYAFETGRSVHIPVPRNTEEARVTAPDGETRSAAIHRGEAVIYTDQPGFYVLTPGGGEPIAVAANLASPEESRIAPADLQLGEREVTRDAAGLVFERREIWIWLVLLAMGLLLLEWLTYNRRWTE; translated from the coding sequence ATGCAGTGGACCGGTCTGCCAGTTGAGACGGTGCTCGGGGTTGCGGGGTTTGTGGCGGTGTTCATCACCCTGCTCTACCTCCTGCGCCTGCGTAAGCGCCGGGTGCAGGTGCCCTACTCTGCCCTGTGGGGCCGAGTGCTGGCCGAGAAGAAGCGCCAGACCGACTGGTGGCGGCGCTTTAAGCGCCTGCTCTCCTGGCTGCTCTTTATGATCATCGCCGCGCTCATCAGCGTCGCCGCGCTGGGCCCGCGCTCCGCCGACGAGGTTGTGGAGGGACGCCATCTTCTGATCATGCTCGACACCTCCGCGAGCATGGGGGCCACCGATGTGACCGGAGGGTTAAACCGCTTCGAGGTCGCCAGAAATCAAGCGCTGGAGCTTCTGGGAAGCGTCGGCGGCGATGATCGCGTGATGGTCGCGCTATTTAATAACCGCGTGATGCCCCTGGGGCCTTTTGTGCGTGAGACCCAGCCGCTGGAGGCAGCGCTGCGCGCGGCGACCCTCAGCTCCAACGCCACCGACTTCAGCCAGGCCCTGAGTTTTGCGCGCGACAGCCTGCGCGACCGTGGCCAGGCCGAGCTCATCGTGCTCAGCGACGGCGCCGGCCTGCAGAACCTCGACCTCTCCGAGCTCGACCCTGGCGAGGAGGTGCGGGTGCGCCACATCGCCCCCGGCGAGCGCTCCGAAAACCTGGCGATCACCGGCTTTAACGCGCGACGCTACCCCTCCAACCGCCTCGACCACGAGGTCTTCGTCGAAGTCACCAGCACCTTCGACCGCCCCGTCGACGCTCGCCTGGAGCTCTTAAGCGAGGGGCGCATCATCGAGACGCTGCCCCTGGAGTTGGGCCCGCAAGAGGTGCATCGGCAGTTCTACCCGGGCCAGGCTTTTGCCGGCGAAAGGCTCGAGGCGCGGGTGCGCGTGACGACCGGCGATGCCGAAGACGTCTTCCCCCTTGATGATCGCGCCTACGCGGTGCTCCCCCGGGCTCGCAAACTTCGCGTGCAGGTTGTTTCTACCGGCAACCTCTTTCTGGAAGGCCCCCTGCTCCTCAACACCCACATTGAGGTGACCCGCGTCAATCCGGATCGCTACGATCCGCAGGCCGAGTACGACGTGACCTTCTTTGATAACGTCGCCCCCGCGCTCCCCACCTCCGGCGATCTCGTCTTCTTCAACCCGCCCGCGGAGGGCTCGCCATTTGAGATTCGCGGAGTGGACGATGAGCCGATCTTGACTGACGTGGCCTCAAGCCACCCGCTGATGCGCTGGATCAACCTGCAGGACTTGAACATCGCCCGGGCCTCGACCTTCCGGCGAGAGGCCACCGACACGGCCGTGGCCAGCTCGTTCGGGCAGGCGGTCATCGTGGATCGTCAGCTGGAAGATCGGCGGATGATCGCGCTGGGTTTTGATCTTCGGGAGAGCGACTTCCCGCTGCGCGTAGCCTTTCCGATCTTCATCCTCAACATCATCGACTACCTGGCCCAGGACGATGTCGATTTGATGTACGCCTTTGAGACGGGCCGCTCGGTGCACATCCCGGTGCCCCGCAACACCGAGGAAGCCCGGGTCACCGCCCCCGATGGTGAGACGCGCAGCGCGGCGATTCATCGTGGCGAGGCGGTGATTTACACCGACCAGCCCGGCTTTTACGTGCTTACCCCGGGCGGCGGTGAGCCGATCGCGGTGGCCGCCAACCTGGCCAGCCCCGAGGAGAGTCGCATCGCTCCGGCCGATTTGCAGCTTGGCGAGCGCGAGGTCACCCGCGACGCGGCGGGCCTTGTCTTTGAGCGCCGCGAGATCTGGATCTGGCTGGTCTTGCTCGCCATGGGCCTGCTGCTTTTGGAGTGGCTCACCTACAACCGCAGGTGGACAGAATGA
- a CDS encoding VWA domain-containing protein, with translation MIGSRSLISKTAFWGVLLTLWAVGLWAYLDAVVWAPAETWSFTYGERTFEIMAPDYVGLLLLLPLLAIVARYTLSDFPLYQRVLNVLFRALVLAGLTLALMQPVVTSFDSKIATIIVVDTSASFPDEALEQARERINTYLEAAAEDDQVRVIGFADHPYLIEPSADGTYAALPRPERPRDAAPSQAGDEAAEDAEDVVPDTANLQELAADPTLQTDISAALRMAYGLFPDDHLKRLVVISDGNQTRGDVLAEANRAADFGIRLYAATLDYEQPPEVLIEAVDVPENIELGAPFYLVARVFSTYPTTARLTLWQNEYKDGEQEVELQRGVTEVRFQTEVYEPGFRQFRLTMNVEGPDTHAANNSFMYSAHIRGKARVLYVEGEMRSRHHLERALRNENFDVETRSPAGLPKSEEELDRFDLVLLSDVHSRHVSEAQQQLLTRYVRDLGGGLIMAGGQDSFGPGKWEDSAVERLMPVSFEGERQRETPSLALLMVIDRSGSMAGDRIALAKDAARAAVEVLQPGDQVGVLAFDNEIDPIVRLQPAANRSRILSAINRLQVRGGTDIELALNEAYEQLAFASARVKHIILLTDGMSEPGTIFTRIMPAMRIENITVTTVAVGDGAETSMLRRIAERGSGRYHFTNNPYNVPQIFTQETRTVARSALAEEPIRAQVAGRAQLLEGIAWNAAPYLLGYVTTTPKPQSEVLLTVEGGDPLLARWRVGLGKTAAFTSDLKNRWGAEWVRWPGYAQLWAQLIRDTMRTDDRDRLPMRVTVDGERARVMVDAIGEDDRFINDLQSVLRVTDPQGNDAQFDLQQRAPGRYEASFPLPQFGAYQLAAQHDRAGDTFAVSQASLAYPYPREMTYLEPNEALIAQVVAMGDGEVDPSPATIFDADGEEVRYRRQLWPLVLLVALALMVLDLALRRIRLSGQTELTWLALTRSR, from the coding sequence ATGATCGGCTCACGATCTTTAATCTCCAAGACCGCCTTCTGGGGCGTCCTCCTCACGCTCTGGGCCGTCGGGCTCTGGGCGTATCTGGACGCTGTGGTCTGGGCGCCGGCGGAGACCTGGAGCTTCACCTACGGAGAGCGCACCTTTGAGATCATGGCGCCCGACTACGTCGGGCTGCTCTTGCTCCTTCCCCTGCTGGCCATCGTCGCGCGCTACACGCTCTCAGACTTTCCCCTCTACCAGCGCGTGCTCAACGTGCTCTTTCGCGCGCTGGTGCTGGCCGGGCTGACGCTCGCGTTGATGCAGCCGGTGGTTACGAGCTTCGACTCGAAGATCGCCACGATCATCGTGGTGGACACCTCCGCCTCCTTCCCCGATGAGGCGCTGGAGCAGGCGCGCGAGCGCATCAACACCTACCTGGAGGCTGCCGCCGAAGATGATCAGGTGCGCGTCATCGGCTTTGCCGACCACCCCTACCTGATTGAGCCCTCCGCCGACGGAACCTATGCCGCGCTCCCTCGCCCGGAGCGCCCGCGCGACGCTGCTCCCTCGCAAGCGGGTGATGAAGCCGCAGAAGACGCCGAAGACGTCGTGCCGGATACGGCCAACCTCCAGGAACTCGCCGCTGACCCCACCCTTCAGACCGACATCAGCGCCGCGCTGCGCATGGCCTACGGCCTCTTCCCCGACGATCATCTCAAGCGCCTGGTCGTGATCAGCGACGGCAACCAGACCCGCGGCGATGTGCTGGCCGAGGCCAACCGCGCCGCAGACTTTGGCATCCGCCTCTACGCCGCGACCCTCGACTACGAGCAGCCCCCGGAAGTGCTCATTGAGGCGGTGGACGTGCCCGAAAACATTGAGCTTGGTGCGCCCTTCTACCTCGTGGCCCGCGTCTTCTCGACCTACCCCACCACCGCCCGCCTGACGCTCTGGCAGAACGAATACAAGGATGGCGAGCAAGAGGTTGAGCTGCAGCGCGGCGTCACCGAGGTGCGTTTTCAGACGGAGGTCTACGAGCCCGGCTTTCGGCAGTTTCGCCTGACGATGAATGTGGAGGGCCCGGACACCCACGCGGCCAACAACAGCTTCATGTACAGCGCGCATATCCGCGGCAAGGCACGGGTACTCTATGTTGAGGGTGAGATGCGCTCGCGCCATCATCTGGAGCGCGCGCTGCGCAATGAGAACTTTGATGTGGAGACGCGCAGCCCGGCTGGCCTCCCGAAAAGCGAAGAAGAGCTCGACCGCTTCGACCTGGTGCTCCTCTCAGATGTGCACTCGCGCCACGTGAGCGAGGCCCAGCAGCAACTTCTCACCCGCTATGTGCGCGACCTGGGCGGCGGCCTGATCATGGCCGGCGGCCAGGACTCCTTCGGCCCTGGCAAATGGGAAGACAGCGCGGTGGAGCGCCTGATGCCCGTGAGCTTTGAAGGCGAACGCCAGCGCGAGACGCCTTCGCTGGCGCTCCTGATGGTCATCGACCGCTCCGGCTCAATGGCCGGCGACCGCATTGCGCTGGCCAAAGACGCCGCGCGCGCCGCTGTCGAAGTCTTGCAGCCCGGCGACCAGGTTGGCGTGCTGGCCTTCGACAATGAGATCGACCCCATTGTGCGACTGCAGCCGGCGGCCAACCGCTCGCGCATCCTCAGCGCCATCAACCGCCTGCAAGTCCGCGGCGGCACCGACATCGAGCTCGCGCTCAATGAGGCCTACGAGCAGCTGGCCTTCGCCTCGGCACGCGTCAAACACATCATCCTGCTCACCGACGGGATGTCGGAGCCGGGCACGATCTTCACCCGCATCATGCCGGCGATGCGCATTGAAAACATCACCGTGACCACGGTCGCCGTAGGCGACGGCGCGGAGACCTCGATGTTGCGCCGCATCGCCGAGCGCGGCTCGGGCCGCTACCATTTCACCAACAACCCCTACAACGTGCCGCAGATCTTCACCCAGGAGACACGCACGGTGGCGCGCTCGGCGCTGGCTGAAGAGCCGATTCGCGCACAGGTCGCCGGGCGCGCACAACTTCTCGAGGGCATCGCCTGGAACGCCGCGCCCTACCTCCTGGGCTATGTGACGACCACGCCCAAACCCCAATCCGAGGTGCTGCTCACCGTGGAGGGCGGCGACCCGCTTCTGGCACGCTGGCGAGTGGGGCTCGGTAAGACCGCGGCCTTTACCTCCGACCTCAAGAACCGCTGGGGCGCCGAGTGGGTGCGCTGGCCGGGCTACGCCCAGCTCTGGGCGCAACTCATCCGCGACACGATGCGCACCGACGATCGCGACCGCCTCCCGATGCGCGTCACCGTCGACGGAGAGCGCGCGCGGGTGATGGTCGACGCCATCGGCGAAGATGACCGCTTCATCAACGATCTTCAGAGCGTGCTGCGCGTCACCGACCCGCAGGGCAACGACGCGCAGTTCGACCTTCAGCAGCGCGCTCCTGGCCGCTACGAAGCGAGCTTCCCCCTCCCTCAATTCGGGGCCTATCAGCTCGCCGCACAGCACGACCGCGCCGGCGACACCTTCGCGGTCAGCCAGGCCAGCCTTGCCTACCCTTACCCCCGCGAGATGACCTACCTCGAGCCCAACGAGGCGCTTATCGCCCAGGTCGTCGCCATGGGTGATGGCGAGGTCGACCCGAGCCCGGCGACGATCTTCGACGCCGATGGCGAGGAGGTCCGCTACCGACGCCAGCTCTGGCCCCTGGTGCTGCTGGTTGCCCTGGCGCTGATGGTGCTCGATCTGGCGCTCCGCCGCATCCGGCTCAGCGGTCAGACCGAGCTGACCTGGCTGGCGCTGACCCGCTCCCGATAA
- a CDS encoding DUF58 domain-containing protein, with the protein MAKPSRQHPDDARFDDEFLKKLDYLYIVSRKMAASGQRAKRQKKIVGSGLDFADYRVYSPGDDVKSLDWRVYSRTERLFLKLYEEEEDLHIYFLVDASRSMHLGQPNKWNYARQVAAALAYIGLSNLDRVSIIPFSSKVEGRLPPAKGKAQIFKIFNFLDACEAGEHTSLRQAFKTFVSQNKRRGLAVVISDFYDPDGIEEGLNALRYHRFEPMVIQLFDERELNLDFHGEVQIVDCETDEARDITVTPAMLKAYREVFEEFCTELEGYCKSRQILYFRAPIQQPFDELILRVFRAGGFLK; encoded by the coding sequence GTGGCCAAGCCTTCTCGCCAACATCCCGACGACGCGCGCTTCGATGACGAGTTCTTAAAAAAACTCGACTACCTCTACATCGTCTCGCGAAAGATGGCCGCCAGCGGCCAGCGCGCCAAACGTCAGAAGAAGATCGTGGGCTCCGGCCTCGATTTTGCCGACTATCGCGTCTACTCCCCGGGCGATGACGTCAAAAGCCTGGACTGGCGCGTCTACAGCCGCACCGAGCGCCTCTTCTTAAAGCTCTACGAAGAAGAAGAGGATCTGCACATCTACTTTCTGGTCGACGCCAGCCGCTCGATGCACCTGGGCCAGCCTAACAAGTGGAACTACGCTCGCCAGGTGGCCGCGGCCCTGGCCTACATCGGGCTGAGCAACCTCGACCGCGTCAGCATCATCCCCTTCTCCTCAAAAGTGGAGGGGCGACTGCCGCCGGCCAAGGGCAAAGCCCAGATTTTTAAGATCTTCAACTTCCTGGATGCCTGCGAGGCCGGCGAACACACCTCGCTGCGTCAGGCGTTTAAGACCTTTGTCAGCCAGAACAAGCGCCGCGGCCTGGCCGTGGTCATCTCCGACTTCTACGACCCCGACGGCATCGAAGAGGGCCTCAACGCGCTGCGCTACCACCGCTTTGAGCCGATGGTCATTCAGCTCTTTGATGAGCGCGAGCTCAACCTGGACTTCCATGGCGAGGTCCAGATCGTGGACTGCGAGACCGACGAGGCCCGCGACATCACGGTGACCCCGGCGATGCTCAAGGCCTACCGCGAGGTCTTTGAGGAGTTCTGCACCGAGCTTGAGGGCTACTGTAAGAGCCGGCAGATCCTCTACTTCCGCGCCCCGATTCAGCAGCCTTTTGATGAGCTGATCCTGCGCGTCTTCCGGGCCGGAGGTTTTCTGAAATGA